Proteins encoded together in one Anopheles darlingi chromosome 3, idAnoDarlMG_H_01, whole genome shotgun sequence window:
- the LOC125955981 gene encoding small integral membrane protein 20-like, with protein sequence MAPTILKGKNYALLVGGIVGIIALACYPIIVHPMLYPEEYKKVQRINRAGIKQEDIQPGNMRVWSDPFKPREDEKHK encoded by the exons ATGGCACCGACCATATTGAAGGGGAAAAACTATGCGCTGCTGGTCGGAGGAATCGTAGGAATCATTGCGCTCGCCTGTTATCCCATCATCGTGCACCCGATGTTGTACCCAGAGGAATATA AAAAAGTACAGAGAATCAACAGGGCAGGAATCAAGCAGGAAGACATTCAGCCTGGAA ATATGCGAGTGTGGAGCGATCCTTTTAAACCCAGAGAGGACGAGAAACACAAATAG
- the LOC125955890 gene encoding Fanconi anemia group D2 protein homolog — MNELYSQNKRRRQAKEQQQNLQQQNENNEDDIWSSQFSVPASQAPSQRRYLSQRSNLQRSQSVKTGLRAPVNYYESVLFMAGLSLDEPGGVVVLKCEPIVFMHKLKNVLRTNTDYPANVDRFLAGIKLTMNDRTNFLKLLECCQVQPTPPPTTATAAPVTQMASGEVARKPVQESLMKMFLLVDFLQLKLIELLFAYLREELDKAASSGSSQDSIVGFVLSQLKFIDHVQNGDLVFEKVFELLAKANRNDVVFDEIIFSMEDVIDVSKHDDALKRLLKLRPKPEDLITPTTVEVFTGMCLSVETLELLRRKVIQYASDGCPLRYYPSLAKMLLKFNRNEPQENLHAIVREVRKLLDTGSNPDAWATGSGPAEDAAEQILRTIYQGMMASATLFDCWIASIKQLPAAEDHLPIDLLLLTMATTINEVKAPRIRKLTIKKISQQFFTDGHMDQLVSGCFRRVLQNHLDSFLQLIEGCTREKAELVSGFGVASLSALFALDQSIVTTDNRVVLSKIVGFICEMASANVVSRNDFLIGRCITALRKLHESHPREIERSAELLLKILDIAPELSLRQYRPLIGVIYAAAIPKQTTSGNGADEAANGNESIRDNLEIIVKKQLLCDCKDTKKKGIVGLVQMVYHLSLTPGADETELSSSFDSERTIGTISEIPSAVGRTMANLISTLFLSTNQSADLLAICYDELATMFAQPRPKTAPGWEKTFIMWLCDMVTMDFQLQFLVDEDATLITRGEDDKAIRLTRQLCINQVGEENANVEAQSIAVNVAGVVLAHQSRHTVSTFLAPIFRLMRTLHAVRYDGSLESINALLGCAIVVPAFYGDIGEEERRFSIDAYDETLCTQLLDVYFCLGNWFRECIGAFVGQQQEAMIRRKVIARLQELVKLEHHLGRMLERMSTECEYVPPLAADHMEGVAASTASSTSKKAKPTGEPTVRRKKASTNHDRTINLDATLSSQVTTGGVATASAAGTVGHFNEQSLLVRFGYALRRIDPELVELFEIPLRPVRVLEPADQQSGSCIALPEYRCMLANVTLALEQPDTEVTFQRRMIDRWTEFAERTAMLMSGLRDSTERLQPAPAQELLPLKSCYLWSIRLATALFTWKRFREPRGRPELERVLRVLAEKMTAGPANSDHHLADVAKLLLKELIVREACFGDLSIAAQLYHLGQAIGENIGERNVVSRAIAKFTRSVLTAPEFQRSSSAEGKSANQHFVTLLDGLIGTIGMKSLKQLIVEMGQDLRIMARGSAKSKSKGQATIAAAEHPIDDDAVRTFVSFKRPHYALLFKGLCRAFIRLLQDEIRIRSGGSSGTHARRLELWEAACEATGELTNIVRRAQHPANFGVFLRFAQIFIKLFLKSGLPVLEVILRSSAERASNLLSTLQNTTRYLHSVCCQAKVGRGVNGAAVSQIPYVRECVETLVYRVKAALVANRCSSVFWMGNLKNKDTHGELILSQSVHDDDDDEEDGDAVGEDGQEPDNGDSDIADNLSEGEEQTGAVATTSKATRPPGRSSTGSIASLTKSSQSKCF; from the exons ATGAACGAGCTATACTCACAGAATAAGCGGCGACGCCAGGccaaggaacagcagcagaatctaCAGCAACAGAATGAGAACAACGAGGACGATATTTGGAGCAGTCAGTTCTCGGTTCCGGCATCGCAAGCCCCCAGCCAGCGGCGGTATCTTTCCCAGCGCAGTAATCTCCAGCGATCGCAGTCCGTAAAGACGGGCCTCCGGGCACCGGTTAACTACTACGAGAGTGTGCTGTTTATGGCCGGCCTTAGCCTTGACGAGCCGGGCGGTGTCGTGGTGCTGAAGTGTGAACCGATCGTTTTCATGCACAAGCTGAAGAACGTTCTGCGCACCAACACCGACTATCCTGCCAACGTCGATCGCTTCCTGGCCGGCATCAAGTTGACCATGAACGATCGGACAAACTTCTTGAAGCTTCTCGAGTGTTGCCAAGTACAGccaacgccgccaccgacgacggcgaccgcaGCACCGGTGACTCAAATGGCATCCGGCGAGGTAGCCCGTAAACCGGTACAGGAAAGTTTAATGAAGATGTTCCTGCTGGTAGACTTTCTGCAGCTAAAGCTGATTGAGCTGCTGTTCGCGTACCTTCGCGAGGAGCTGGACAAAGCCGCCTCGTCGGGATCGAGCCAAGACTCGATCGTAGGGTTTGTACTATCGCAGCTCAAGTTCATCGATCATGTCCAAAACGGAGATCTGGTGTTTGAGAAGGTGTTCGAGTTGCTGGCGAAAGCAAACCGGAACGACGTGGTGTTTGATGAGATCATCTTCAGTATGGAGGACGTGATCGACGTATCGAAGCATGATGACGCGCTCAAACGGCTGCTGAAACTACGACCCAAACCAGAGGACCTCATTACACCCACCACGGTCGAAGTGTTTACGGGCATGTGCCTGAGTGTGGAAACACTGGAATTGCTACGCCGCAAAGTTATCCAGTACGCATCCGATGGATGCCCGCTGCGTTACTATCCTTCGCTGGCAAAGATGCTGTTAAAGTTCAATCGCAACGAACCACAGGAAAATCTGCACGCGATCGTGCGCGAGGTCCGTAAGTTGCTCGATACGGGCTCCAATCCGGATGCGTGGGCTACGGGAAGCGGTCCGGCGGAAGATGCCGCTGAGCAGATTCTACGTACCATCTACCAGGGCATGATGGCATCGGCAACACTGTTTGACTGTTGGATAGCCTCGATCAAGCAGCTACCAGCGGCTGAAGATCATCTACcgatcgatctgctgctgcttacgatggccaccaccatcaacgagGTAAAGGCACCGCGCATTCGCAAACTCACGATCAAGAAGATATCGCAACAGTTCTTCACCGATGGCCATATGGATCAGCTGGTCAGTGGGTGCTTCCGGCGTGTGCTGCAGAACCATCTCGATAGCTTTCTGCAGCTGATTGAGGGTTGTACCCGCGAGAAGGCGGAACTCGTTTCTGGCTTCGGTGTGGCCTCACTGAGTGCACTCTTCGCGCTGGACCAATCGATCGTCACGACGGATAACCGGGTAGTGCTGAGTAAAATCGTTGGTTTTATCTGCGAAATGGCTTCAGCGAATGTGGTGAGCCGAAATGATTTCCTGATTGGCCGCTGCATCACCGCACTTC GCAAACTGCATGAATCTCACCCGAGAGAGATCGAACGGAGtgcggagctgctgctgaagatacTGGACATAGCACCGGAACTGTCCCTCCGCCAGTACCGCCCTCTCATCGGTGTCATCTACGCTGCTGCCATTCCGAAACAAACGACGAGTGGAAATGGTGCTGATGAGGCCGCAAACGGCAATGAATCGATCCGCGACAATCTGGAGATCATTGTGAAGAAGCAGTTACTGTGCGATTGCAaggacacaaaaaagaaaggcaTCGTGGGGTTGGTGCAGATGGTTTACCATCTATCGCTGACTCCCGGTGCGGACGAAACCGAGCTAAGCTCGAGCTTCGAttccgagcgaacgatcggtaCGATAAGCGAGATACCGAGTGCCGTGGGGCGCACGATGGCCAATCTGATCAGTACGCTTTTCCTATCGACGAATCAATCGGCCGATCTGTTAGCCATATGCTACGACGAGCTGGCTACAATGTTCGCTCAACCACGGCCCAAGACGGCCCCGGGATGGGAGAAAACGTTCATCATGTGGCTGTGCGATATGGTGACGATGGACTTTCAGCTTCAGTTTTTGGTCGATGAAGACGCTACGCTGATTACACGGGGTGAGGATGATAAGGCGATCCGCTTGACACGTCAGCTCTGCATCAACCAGGTGGGCGAGGAAAACGCAAACGTCGAGGCGCAATCGATCGCGGTGAATGTGGCCGGTGTAGTGCTCGCACACCAGAGTCGTCACACGGTTAGCACCTTTTTGGCGCCCATTTTTCGCCTGATGCGGACACTGCATGCCGTGCGTTACGATGGGTCGCTCGAGTCGATCAATGCGCTGCTCGGTTGTGCGATCGTTGTGCCTGCCTTTTATGGGGACATCGGAGAAGAGGAACGACGCTTTTCGATCGATGCGTACGATGAAACGCTCTGCACGCAGCTGCTCGATGTGTACTTCTGCCTGGGGAACTGGTTCCGCGAGTGTATCGGTGCTTtcgttggccagcagcaggaagccaTGATACGCCGAAAG GTAATTGCGAGATTGCAAGAGCTCGTGAAGCTGGAGCATCATCTGGGCCGAATGCTGGAACGGATGTCCACCGAGTGCGAATATGTACCACCGTTGGCAGCGGATCATATGGAGGGTGTAGCGGCCTCAACGGCGTCGTCGACCTCGAAAAAGGCTAAGCCCACCGGTGAACCAACGGTCCGTCGGAAGAAAGCATCCACTAATCACGACAGAACCATCAATCTGGACGCTACGCTGAGCTCACAAgtgaccaccggtggtgtgGCGACCGCTAGCGCAGCAGGAACGGTGGGACACTTTAACGAGCAGAGCCTCTTGGTACGCTTCGGTTACGCCCTACGTCGTATCGATCCGGAGCTGGTGGAGCTGTTTGAAATTCCGCTCCGTCCGGTCCGTGTGCTGGAACCTGCCGATCAGCAAAGTGGTTCCTGTATCGCACTGCCCGAGTATCGTTGTATGCTGGCTAACGTAACGCTCGCACTGGAACAACCGGATACCGAGGTAACGTTCCAGCGGCGCATGATCGACCGCTGGACGGAGTTTGCCGAGCGTACGGCTATGTTGATGAGTGGATTGCGTGACAGCACCGAGAGGCTTCAACCGGCCCCAGCACAGGAATTGCTGCCCCTGAAATCGTGCTACCTATGGAGCATCAGGCTGGCCACGGCACTGTTCACCTGGAAGCGGTTCCGTGAGCCACGTGGTCGACCGGAACTGGAACGAGTGCTGCGAGTGCTAGCCGAGAAGATGACGGCAGGTCCGGCCAACAGTGACCACCATCTGGCCGATGTTGCCAAGCTACTGCTGAAAGAGCTGATCGTACGTGAGGCCTGCTTCGGTGATCTTTCGATTGCCGCACAGCTGTACCATCTTGGGCAAGCCATTGGCGAGAATATCGGAGAGCGGAACGTGGTATCGCGAGCGATAGCCAAATTTACGCGCAGTGTCCTGACGGCACCCGAATTCCAGCGAAGTTCCAGCGCAGAAGGTAAATCAGCTAATCAGCACTTTGTCACGCTGCTGGATGGATTGATCGGTACGATCGGTATGAAATCGTTGAAGCAGCTGATCGTCGAGATGGGCCAAGATTTGAGAATCATGGCGCGAGGATCGGCTAAGAGCAAATCCAAAGGACAGGCTACTATCGCTGCTGCGGAACAcccgattgatgatgatgccgtacGGACGTTTGTCTCCTTTAAACGACCACACTACGCACTACTGTTCAAGGGTCTTTGTCGGGCGTTTATACGGTTGCTGCAGGATGAGATACGTATCCGGagtggtggcagcagtggAACGCATGCACGCCGGCTCGAACTTTGGGAGGCCGCCTGCGAGGCGACCGGTGAGCTAACGAACATCGTGCGTCGTGCACAGCACcccgccaactttggcgtatTTCTACGCTTCGCCCAGATTTTCATCAAGCTGTTCCTAAAGAGTGGCCTTCCGGTGCTGGAGGTGATCTTGCGTAGCTCCGCAGAGCGGGCCTCTAATCTGCTGTCAACGTTACAGAACACCACGCGCTACCTGCACAGTGTTTGCTGCCAGGCAAAGGTAGGCAGGGGAGTGAACGGTGCGGCCGTCTCCCAGATTCCGTACGTTCGCGAGTGCGTCGAAACGCTCGTGTACCGTGTGAAGGCGGCCCTCGTAGCGAATCGCTGTTCGTCCGTATTCTGGATGGGGAATCTGAaaaacaaagacacacacggTGAGCTGATCTTATCGCAATCCGtacacgatgatgacgatgatgaggaagatggAGATGCAGTGGGGGAAGATGGACAGGAACCGGATAATGGAGATTCGGATATTGCGGACAATCTGAGTGAAGGAGAAGAGCAAACGGGCGCTGTCGCTACTACATCGAAAGCTACTCGTCCTCCAGGACGATCATCAACGGGCTCGATCGCATCGTTGACCAAATCATCACAAAGCAAGTGCTTCTAG